Proteins from one Pseudomonas grandcourensis genomic window:
- a CDS encoding flavin reductase family protein, translating into MNDVNLKADMLQAMRRLAKSVTIISTSNGTERFAMAATAVDSLSTEPPSLLICVNKTASPHAALATGADFCVNILGVEQQDLANLCSGAIKGEARFDRGNWLTSPGGIPYLGDAQSAILCRQDGHFSYGTHTVFIGRILQIHTTTEITPLVYLDGSYTTTAKPAPSLAAAG; encoded by the coding sequence ATGAACGACGTCAATCTCAAAGCCGACATGCTCCAGGCCATGCGCCGCCTGGCCAAGTCAGTCACCATTATCAGCACCAGCAACGGCACCGAACGCTTCGCCATGGCCGCCACGGCCGTCGACTCGCTGAGCACCGAGCCGCCATCGCTGCTGATCTGCGTCAACAAGACCGCCTCGCCCCACGCCGCACTGGCGACCGGCGCCGACTTCTGCGTCAACATCCTCGGCGTCGAACAACAAGACCTGGCCAACCTGTGCAGCGGCGCGATCAAAGGCGAAGCACGCTTCGACCGCGGCAACTGGCTGACCAGCCCCGGCGGCATTCCTTACCTGGGTGACGCACAGTCGGCGATCCTCTGCCGCCAGGACGGGCACTTCAGCTACGGCACTCACACGGTGTTCATCGGCCGCATCCTGCAGATCCACACCACCACCGAAATCACCCCGCTGGTCTACCTCGACGGCAGCTACACCACCACCGCCAAACCCGCACCTTCTCTCGCAGCTGCTGGCTGA
- a CDS encoding flavin-dependent monooxygenase has translation MLNQDLIRQRLSQRARELVPILRERALNAAQAGQLPEETLKDFHDAGFFRILQPSRWEGYELEPKDFFDVQMTLAEGCMSSAWVLGVVAIHNWQLALFDDRAAQDVWGSDSSVLISSSYMPVGKVERVEGGFKLSGRWGFSSGSKHCDWVFLGALVPPAEAGGAPDYRTFLVPRSDYQILDNWNVMGLEATGSHDILVENAFVPEYRTHRAFDGFMQNSPGNEVNTAPLFRLPFGQIFVRAVSSSAIGALQGAVDQFVEHNRARVGVNDGRKMVQDPAAQAALANAMVCVDECKTVLHRNFALMLERAQKGEPLSMPERVKMRYDSALVADKCAKAVGDLMFNSGASTIFRSHAINRAFRDIHTGRAHVANSPAKYAWNLGGVSMGQDSNDFFL, from the coding sequence ATGCTCAACCAAGACCTGATTCGCCAGCGTCTGAGCCAACGTGCCCGCGAGTTGGTGCCGATCCTGCGTGAACGCGCCCTGAATGCCGCGCAAGCAGGCCAGTTGCCCGAAGAAACCCTGAAGGATTTCCACGACGCCGGGTTCTTTCGCATCCTGCAACCGTCCCGTTGGGAAGGCTATGAGCTGGAGCCCAAGGACTTCTTCGACGTGCAGATGACCCTTGCCGAGGGCTGCATGTCCTCAGCCTGGGTGCTTGGCGTGGTAGCGATCCACAACTGGCAACTGGCGCTGTTCGACGACCGCGCGGCCCAGGATGTCTGGGGTAGCGACTCCAGCGTGCTGATCTCCTCTTCCTATATGCCGGTGGGCAAGGTCGAGCGGGTCGAGGGTGGCTTCAAGTTGAGCGGCCGCTGGGGTTTTTCTTCCGGCAGCAAGCATTGCGACTGGGTGTTCCTCGGTGCGCTGGTGCCGCCGGCAGAGGCGGGCGGGGCGCCGGATTACCGGACCTTCCTGGTGCCGCGCAGCGACTACCAGATTCTCGACAACTGGAACGTCATGGGCCTGGAAGCCACCGGTTCCCACGACATTCTGGTGGAAAACGCCTTCGTTCCCGAGTATCGCACCCATCGCGCGTTCGATGGTTTCATGCAGAACAGTCCGGGCAATGAGGTGAACACAGCGCCGTTGTTCCGCCTGCCGTTCGGGCAGATTTTCGTGCGCGCGGTTTCGTCCTCGGCCATCGGTGCCCTGCAAGGCGCGGTGGATCAGTTTGTCGAGCACAACCGTGCCCGGGTCGGGGTCAATGACGGTCGCAAAATGGTCCAGGACCCGGCCGCGCAAGCGGCGCTGGCCAATGCCATGGTCTGCGTCGACGAGTGCAAGACTGTGCTGCATCGCAACTTCGCCCTGATGTTGGAGCGCGCACAAAAAGGCGAGCCGCTGAGCATGCCCGAGCGGGTGAAGATGCGTTACGACTCGGCGCTGGTGGCCGACAAGTGCGCCAAGGCCGTTGGCGACCTGATGTTCAACAGCGGTGCTTCGACAATCTTCCGCAGCCACGCGATCAACCGTGCGTTCCGCGACATTCACACCGGTCGCGCCCACGTCGCCAACAGTCCGGCCAAGTACGCCTGGAACCTTGGTGGCGTCAGCATGGGCCAGGACAGCAACGACTTTTTCCTCTGA
- a CDS encoding LLM class flavin-dependent oxidoreductase: MKFSLIYEAQTVDSSREGDRKIFEDTVEQAVLADKLGFDTFWCVEHTALSNYSHMSAPETMLAFVAGKTERIGIGHGVVCLPPAMNHPVKVAERIATLDLLSKGRVHFGVGKGGTQQEAGTFGYDLATLQPQIDEMMYLIPKMFVQDEIEHNGDFVQIPKRPIHPKPYQDPHPPMYLACTNTESLKNAGGRGMGALVLGFGGPEEIAKKVEVYHTAYDNRDEKKQVGFRPNRHIAALCPAIVLEDNAEARRIGIRGQRYFLESLGYWYGGGERPDPEKWKDDTFVDGNGQAVIKSRFASEEVSVDFSDPTMAMMNPNHAYGTVEDCINYVQRLIDAGADEILFICQMGTVPQWAQLETLKNIGEKVIPHFRKA, from the coding sequence ATGAAATTTTCCCTGATTTACGAAGCCCAGACGGTGGACTCCAGCCGCGAAGGCGACCGCAAGATTTTCGAAGACACTGTTGAACAGGCCGTGCTGGCCGACAAGCTCGGCTTCGACACCTTCTGGTGCGTGGAACACACTGCGCTGAGCAACTACTCGCACATGTCCGCGCCGGAAACCATGCTGGCTTTCGTTGCCGGTAAAACCGAGCGCATCGGCATCGGCCACGGCGTGGTCTGCCTGCCGCCGGCGATGAACCACCCGGTGAAAGTCGCCGAGCGCATCGCCACCCTCGACCTGCTGTCCAAGGGCCGTGTGCACTTCGGCGTGGGCAAGGGCGGCACCCAGCAGGAAGCCGGCACCTTCGGCTACGACCTCGCGACCTTGCAGCCGCAGATCGACGAGATGATGTACCTGATCCCGAAAATGTTCGTGCAGGACGAGATCGAGCACAACGGCGACTTCGTACAGATCCCGAAACGCCCGATCCATCCAAAGCCGTACCAGGATCCGCACCCGCCGATGTACCTGGCGTGCACCAACACCGAATCGCTGAAAAATGCCGGCGGTCGCGGCATGGGCGCATTGGTGCTGGGCTTCGGTGGCCCGGAAGAAATCGCCAAGAAGGTCGAGGTGTATCACACGGCCTACGACAATCGCGATGAGAAGAAGCAGGTCGGTTTCCGCCCTAACCGCCACATCGCCGCACTGTGCCCGGCCATCGTGCTGGAGGACAACGCAGAAGCACGCCGCATCGGTATCCGTGGCCAGCGTTACTTCCTGGAATCCCTGGGCTACTGGTACGGCGGTGGCGAGCGTCCGGACCCGGAGAAGTGGAAAGACGACACCTTCGTCGACGGCAATGGTCAGGCTGTGATCAAGTCGCGCTTTGCCTCCGAAGAAGTCAGCGTCGACTTCTCCGACCCGACCATGGCGATGATGAACCCCAACCACGCCTACGGCACCGTCGAGGATTGCATCAACTATGTGCAACGCCTGATCGATGCCGGCGCCGACGAAATCCTGTTCATCTGCCAGATGGGCACCGTACCGCAGTGGGCGCAGCTGGAGACCTTGAAGAACATTGGCGAGAAGGTGATTCCGCACTTCCGCAAAGCGT